Within the Alkalibaculum bacchi genome, the region ACGAACCGTCCTAGAAAACGTCATCACTAAAGTCCTAAACAGCAAATCCCTAACCCAAGCTCTAGCCCTAATAGAAACCCTAACCCCCAATGTAGAGACAAGCCTAAGCACAACAGATATGGTAGGCCTAGCAACAGACGTATTCTCATCAAACATAAAAACCCTAGAAAACACCCGCCTCCCGTTAGATGAACACTCCAAAGGTGGCACATGGAACGGAGTCTACTACCTAAAACCAAACACTCTAGTAGATAATGTGAAGTATTTGCATGAGTTTATTTACGAAGACGGAGACTATCAAGCATCGGTGATTGTGAATGAGATCAGCGAGGGAATTTAAAATAAGGTGGTCAGGTGGTCGGGTGGTCTGTCGTAGGTTGCGGGCTTCTAGCTCCTTACAGTCGCTACAAACCTCGCCAACCTTGACAGGGGTAATACCATTCAATTTCTCTCGCCCTTCGGTTGAGACAAATCGGGTATTACTCCCAGGTGGTAAGGCAAACCTAAACTCGCCTTTAGGCGAGGTAATGTAGCGAACGGAGCCCACACCGTTCCCCCATTAAGCCACCAAAGGTGGCTAAAGTGCTTTTACTTACCACCTTGAAGCTTACCACCTTAATTCTGCGTAAAGTATATTGCAACAATTTACTCAAATTTAACCCTTATAACCTCAGAAATTAACAGCATACTCCCTTTTTCGACATATAATCTATACTAAAATCTTTATAATAAGTTAATAATTGGAAATAAGAGTTATATTGCCAATAAAACAAGATTATATTAGGATTTGGAGGTTTGTTATGTATGAAGAAATTTCAAAACTAATTGCATTTCAGAAAGCTCATGAATTAGTAATTGAACTATACAAGATTACAGCACATTTTCCAAGAGAAGAAATATATTCATTGACTTCTCAGTTAAGGAGATCAACAGCATCCGTTCCGTCTAATATTGTCGAAGGTAGGGCAAGAGAGACAAATGCAGAATATAAGCGATTCCTAATAATCGCAAGAGGCTCTATAGAGGAAACGCGTTATCACCTTCTCCTATCAAGGGATTTAAAATACATAAGTGCTGAACAGTATCAAAACTTAGAAAATAAAGCATGTGAAGTAAGCAAAATGCTAAACGCGCTCATTAAAAAGATAAATTCATAATGTATGAAACAGGTATCAGATCTAAGTTGATTTGATGATAGCTACTAACAGGTAATATAAATCCATAACGTGCATCGTATAAAAGTTACTTTTGCCTTTGCTGTCATTGCTTTTAACCTTGCTTATCATGTTGAAGTTGGCACCTTGCTTATCACTGCAATCACAAATTAAGAACTAATAATCTCGCTACAAGAGCACAATCTAAATAAACACACCAAATAAAATAAAGTAACGAACTAAAGACATAATCTCGCCTTAAGGCGAGGAGTGGTTTTGCTTACCACCTTACTACCTTACCACCTTACCACCTGGTATAAATTCCGCTCCCCTGCTCATATTGTCTTTAACCAACAAAAAATGTATAATAGTATAACACTGACTACAACCAGAAGGAAGGAATTTATACCCCATGAAAGAAAAAACAATACGCATAGGAATGGTAGGAATACTAGACGGACTATTCCTTACGTTTTCCTTATATATATCTGCGATTTTAACTCAAAACAACTCTGTCATCATTCCGCAATTTTCTAATTTCTTGATTATTGCCCTTACTATAAAATTTGGCTTGCTTTTTATTACAAATACATACAACACTTTATGGAGATACGCTAGTGTTGAGGAAATGTTTAAGATTAGTTTGGCAAATGTAATTTCTAATTTTTTGACCTTTTTTATTTTAAATCTAATTAATCCACAGCTTACAACGGGCTTTGCCATTGTAAACTGTATATTAGATACGGCTTTTACAGGTGGTATTCGAATTAGCTATCGAGCAGCTAGACGATTTAAAAACTATAATATACCTGCTGATGGCAAAAATGTCCTCATTGTAGGTGCAGGGGATGCAGGGGTAAGTGTTTTAAGGGAATACAGAGGTAATCCTAGGATCGAGGATAAGATCATCGGTTTTATAGACGATGATGTATTGAAACAAGGTACTTATATTAATGGCTACAAAGTCTTAGGAGAGTTAAGTGAATTGGACAAGCTCGTCAAAGAGCATAGAGTTCAAGAAATCATCATTGCTATGCCTTCTGTTGAACCAGATACCATTAGAGAAATTGTTAATGAATGTAAAAAGACCAAATGTAAGACCAAAATTGTTCCAAGTCTTTCTAATCTAATTGATAGTAAAGATCTTACAAAGCAAATTCGAGAGGTAGAAATCGAAGATTTATTAGGCAGAGATCCTATTAATTTAAACAATATAGAAATCTGCGGCTATCTTAAGGACAAGCGAGTTCTCGTCACTGGTGGTGGAGGCTCTATTGGTTCTGAATTATGTAGGCAAATTGCAAACTTTGACCCAGCTGAACTCATTATTTTAGACATTTATGAAAACAATGCTTACGACTTACAAAATGAACTAAAAAGAAAAATGCCTCACTTAAACCTTAAGGTTCTCATTGGCTCTGTACGAGATGAAGACCGAATGGAACAAATTTTTAGAAAATATAGACCACAGGTGGTATTTCATGCAGCAGCACATAAACACGTACCTTTAATGGAGGATAGTCCAAGAGAAGCCATCAAAAATAATGTGCTAGGCACTCTAAATACAGCTCAAACAGCGGACAAGTATCATGTAGAAAAATTTGTTCTTATATCAACAGACAAAGCTGTAAACCCAACAAATATTATGGGGGCTTCTAAGAGATTATGTGAGATGATCGTCCAATCCATCAACAAAGCCAGCAAGACAGAGTTCGTAGCTGTCCGCTTTGGCAATGTACTAGGCAGCAACGGTAGCGTCATCCCACTATTTAAAAAGCAAATTGCATCAGGTGGTCCTGTAACAGTTACTCATGAAAAGATCATCCGATACTTTATGACTATCCCAGAAGCATCCCAACTAGTCATCCAAGCAGGTGCCATGGCAAAGGGTGGAGAAATCTTCATTCTAGACATGGGTGAACCAGTTAAAATCATAGACCTAGCTAGAGACCTAATCCGCCTAAGCGGTTTCGAACCAGACGTAGAAATCTCAATAGAGATCACAGGCCTTAGACCAGGAGAAAAGCTGTACGAAGAGCTCCTTCTAAACGAAGAAGGAATAGCCAACACCACCCATAGCAAAATCCTAATAGGCAAACCAGGAGACCTAGACTACAAAATTTTACTTAGAAACATAGCCCTACTAAAACAAGCTTTAAAAGATGTTAACACTGATATTAAAGAAGTAATGACCCGTGTAGTCCCGACTTATCATCCAGCGAGCAATTCTAATGAGAATATGGCTGCTCCGGTAGTGCAAGCTACAGAGGAGATTTCAGTAACTAGCGAGAATAATTAACAATAGTTAAACGATGGTGGAACAGTAGTTAAACAATGGTTAAACAATTGTTTGATTTCTATTCAACTATTGCTCTGATAGCCTTTTAACAGTAGTGGAACTATGGCTTTCGAACAATAGTGTAACAATTGTTCGACTATTGTTACAAGGAGGTTTTATAGCATGTTCGGATTCCAGAAGTTGGAGATTTATCAGCTGGCAAAAGAAATAGTTAAGTATAACTACAAGTTGACTAAGAAGTTTCCAAGTGAGGAAAGATTTTCTTTGGTTCAGCAGATGAATAGGGCAGCTGTTTCAGTACCTAGTAATACTTGGCCTGTGAAATAGTCACTTTATATAATGCACAAACATTGCTTATGGAGACGGTGAATATGTTTTACGTATATGTATTAGAATCTCAAAAAGATAAAAACTGGTACACAGGCTGTACTCATGATTTAAAAGAGAGATTTAGACTACATAATGAAGGCAAAGTACAATCGACTAAAGATAGAAGACCATTTAAAATTATTTATTATGAAGCGTGTTTATGTGAGAAAGATGCTTTTAATAGAGAAAAATACCTTAAGACAACGTATGGAAAGAGATATATAAGAACTAGATTAAAAGATTATTTCACAGGCTAAGCTGAAGGAACGAGCAGAAATACCAATAAAGATAGAGCTCATTTTATTAATATGTCCTATGGATCATTGATGGAGTTAGTTTGTCAAATGGAGATATCGTTGGATTTGGGATATATAAGTCAGGCCGAGTATCGTGAATTTATAAAGCAAACAAAGAATCTATCGGTGAAGATGAGCAACTATCTCAAAACAGTAGTTGAGCGATAGCTCTTCTAACAATAGTTAAACAATTGTATAGTTTCTATTGAACTATTATTCTGATAATCACCATTTAGCAACTGCTCCAAAAACAATCGTTTAACAACCGTTTAACCATAGTTCAACAATCGTTCGACTATTGTTAACAGGGTACACAGAGCCACCACTGGTGGCTTAAATGCTTTTCCTTACCACCTTACCACCTTGAACCTTACCACCTTATACACCACCTTATCTAAACATAAAAAAACAACAATTCCGACACAAAGTGACAATTATCACCGAATTTTTGATATACTATTATCATACATAGACATTTTTAATAATACAAGGTCGTTTCGACAATAAAACGTAACAAGATGTGGTATAATACATAATTTACTCTGCATTTCGTTTCACACTATTTTTCAAGCTGCATCATTATCATGTCGATAAAATTTAACTGTGTATATTGTATTTATAAATAATGAAGCGATAGTTTGGCTACTGCGACTATCGCTTGAGTTTTATTGAGTAATAAAACTGGGGGGCATATGTATGAATGAGAAATCTGAAGGTTTCACGTTTATCGAGTTGATTATAGTGATTGGTATACTTGCAATCATTGCTATAATTGCTGTGCCAAAATTGATCGGGTATAGAAGTTTGGCTGTGGAAAGGGTATGTGAGACCAATCGTGATACAGTTGCAAGACAGTACGAAGTTTATATACAGACAAAAGATCAAGGCGAAAGTCGCTTTAATCAATTTTTAAATGAAAATTTTGATGAGGTATGTTCAGATGATGGCATAATTACATATGAAGATTGTAGAGTAAAGTGTAGTATACATAAGAGTGTAAGTGATGAAGATGAGCCACCAGGTGATGGAGTGCCTTGGTTGTGATTGGATGGTTAGGGCGTCGTGAGTATTTTTGAAGGACAAGCACAAGATGTAGCATAAAGTGAAATTAAGAAGTAAAGAGTTATGCTAGATATAGATGAGTCAACTACTCGAAATTTTCGATTAGTTGGAATAAATGATACAATAGACTGGAGATTTTCGAATTATAAATTGATATGAGGAGTTGAAGAAATGGATTTAGAAAATAATACACAAATTCTAATGTATCAGACAGATGATGGCCAGACACAGATAGAAGTAAGAATGGAAGATGAAACTGTATGGATCACTCAAGCCCAAATGGCTGAATTATTCCAGACTTCAACACAGAATATCACGATTCATATAAAGAATATTTATGAAGAAGGCGAATTAGAGGAAGATTCAACTTGTAAGGAATCCTTACAAGTTCGCCAAGAAGGTAATAGAACTGTCAAAAGGCAAACTAAAACCTATAATTTAGACGTAATTATTTCAGTAGGATATCGAGTAAAATCTCACCGTGGGACTCAGTTCAGAATTTGGGCAAACCAAAGAATTAAAGAATATATTGTAAAAGGTTTTACAATGAACGACCAACTCCTAAAAAATGCAGGAGGAGGCAATTATTTCAAAGAGCTCCTTGAGCGTATCAGGGATATTCGATCAAGTGAGAAAGTCTTTTATAGACAAATACTTGATATTTATGCAACGAGTATTGATTACGATCCTAGATCATCTGAGTCAATTGAGTTTTTCAAAATAGTACAAAATAAAATGCACTTTGCGGCTCATGGTCACACAGCAGCAGAAATAGTTTTTTTACGTGCTGATGCAGAAAAAGATTTTATGGGTATGACTTCTTTTGATGGTAAGAGTTTGAGGAAATCAGATGCTTCAATTGCTAAGAATTATTTGAATGAAGATGAGATTAAAATTTTGAATAGATTAGTAACCGCTTATTTAGAATTCGCTGAACTTCAAGCGATTAGACAAAGACCTATGTATATGAAGGATTGGATAGAGAAATTAGACGACTTTATAAAAATGAGTGGAAGCGAGTTGCTTTATCATGCAGGAAAAATCAGTCATGAAGAAGCTAGGATAAAAGCGGAATTGGAGTATGAGAAGTATAAAGAGCGAAACAAAGATCAATTGACTCAAGTCGAAAGAGATTTTATTGAACATGTGAAAATTGCACAAAAGCAGCTTGAACAAAGCAAAGGTAAAAACTGTGGTAGATAAAAAACATTTACCACCGATGGAAGATAGTAATATCAAGGTTCTGAGAAAAAAGTGGTCGAAGTGGTAGATAAAATCATAAACTTTATGATTGAATGTATATATCGACGTGAGTATCGGAAAAGAATTACAAGGGCGCAAATGTAGTAATGGCAAGGGTTTTATAGGTTGAGAATGTAGTTGGATTATTACAGAATGGTTACAAGCTTAATCATTCAATCAGTAGGAGATATTTGGAGAATGATACATATTAGCATTTTGATTTAGGAGAGGTAATTATGGAGGTTCTAATAAATTCAATAATGTTATTATTAAAAAATTTGATACAAGGCATAAATGATTGGATTAGTACAATTCAGTTATCAACAGAGCTAATAGCGTTACTCTCTATTATTGTTTCAGTAGTAATTTTCTCTATGGGGAAAAGATATGAATTGCGATTTAAAAAGCATGAGTTAAAGAAAGAACAATATGTAAAGTTTATAAGATTATTAGAAGAAGTTTTT harbors:
- a CDS encoding four helix bundle protein, which codes for MYEEISKLIAFQKAHELVIELYKITAHFPREEIYSLTSQLRRSTASVPSNIVEGRARETNAEYKRFLIIARGSIEETRYHLLLSRDLKYISAEQYQNLENKACEVSKMLNALIKKINS
- a CDS encoding polysaccharide biosynthesis protein, which translates into the protein MKEKTIRIGMVGILDGLFLTFSLYISAILTQNNSVIIPQFSNFLIIALTIKFGLLFITNTYNTLWRYASVEEMFKISLANVISNFLTFFILNLINPQLTTGFAIVNCILDTAFTGGIRISYRAARRFKNYNIPADGKNVLIVGAGDAGVSVLREYRGNPRIEDKIIGFIDDDVLKQGTYINGYKVLGELSELDKLVKEHRVQEIIIAMPSVEPDTIREIVNECKKTKCKTKIVPSLSNLIDSKDLTKQIREVEIEDLLGRDPINLNNIEICGYLKDKRVLVTGGGGSIGSELCRQIANFDPAELIILDIYENNAYDLQNELKRKMPHLNLKVLIGSVRDEDRMEQIFRKYRPQVVFHAAAHKHVPLMEDSPREAIKNNVLGTLNTAQTADKYHVEKFVLISTDKAVNPTNIMGASKRLCEMIVQSINKASKTEFVAVRFGNVLGSNGSVIPLFKKQIASGGPVTVTHEKIIRYFMTIPEASQLVIQAGAMAKGGEIFILDMGEPVKIIDLARDLIRLSGFEPDVEISIEITGLRPGEKLYEELLLNEEGIANTTHSKILIGKPGDLDYKILLRNIALLKQALKDVNTDIKEVMTRVVPTYHPASNSNENMAAPVVQATEEISVTSENN
- a CDS encoding four helix bundle protein, translating into MFGFQKLEIYQLAKEIVKYNYKLTKKFPSEERFSLVQQMNRAAVSVPSNTWPVK
- a CDS encoding GIY-YIG nuclease family protein; the protein is MFYVYVLESQKDKNWYTGCTHDLKERFRLHNEGKVQSTKDRRPFKIIYYEACLCEKDAFNREKYLKTTYGKRYIRTRLKDYFTG
- a CDS encoding prepilin-type N-terminal cleavage/methylation domain-containing protein codes for the protein MNEKSEGFTFIELIIVIGILAIIAIIAVPKLIGYRSLAVERVCETNRDTVARQYEVYIQTKDQGESRFNQFLNENFDEVCSDDGIITYEDCRVKCSIHKSVSDEDEPPGDGVPWL
- a CDS encoding virulence RhuM family protein, whose protein sequence is MDLENNTQILMYQTDDGQTQIEVRMEDETVWITQAQMAELFQTSTQNITIHIKNIYEEGELEEDSTCKESLQVRQEGNRTVKRQTKTYNLDVIISVGYRVKSHRGTQFRIWANQRIKEYIVKGFTMNDQLLKNAGGGNYFKELLERIRDIRSSEKVFYRQILDIYATSIDYDPRSSESIEFFKIVQNKMHFAAHGHTAAEIVFLRADAEKDFMGMTSFDGKSLRKSDASIAKNYLNEDEIKILNRLVTAYLEFAELQAIRQRPMYMKDWIEKLDDFIKMSGSELLYHAGKISHEEARIKAELEYEKYKERNKDQLTQVERDFIEHVKIAQKQLEQSKGKNCGR